One segment of Taeniopygia guttata chromosome 17, bTaeGut7.mat, whole genome shotgun sequence DNA contains the following:
- the AMBP gene encoding protein AMBP yields MIIWGLLSLLLFTVAHGTPIGDQDEDIQVQENFEAERMHGKWFDIAIGTTCKWMKNYKEKFSMGTLVLGPGPSADQISTTSTRLRQGDCTLVSGEYQKTSTPGKYTYYNPKWDVSIQSYVLRTNYDEYAIVLMKKKSSFGTSTTLKLYGRSPELREDLIESFHQLALEMGIPEDSIFILANRGECVPQETENAPQRARRAVLPLEEGSAAGPLPTYIGNKEDSCRLSQDPGPCSGMLSRFFYNSSSMACETFHYGGCLGNGNNFYSEKECLQACRTEAACRLPIVPGPCQAMMTRWAFDAAQGKCITFSYGGCKGNGNQFYSEKECKEYCGAPQLAEDEEFLQLAN; encoded by the exons ATGATTATTTGGggtctcctttccctcctcctcttcactgTGGCTCATGGAACCCCCATCGGAGACCAGGATGAAGATATCCAAGTGCAGGAGAATTTTGAGGCTGAGCGG ATGCACGGGAAGTGGTTCGACATCGCCATTGGCACGACTTGCAAATGGATGAAGAACTACAAAGAGAAGTTCAGCATGGGCACGCTGGTGCTGGGccctggccccagtgctgacCAGATCAGCACTACCAGCACCAGGCTGCG GCAAGGTGACTGCACACTAGTGTCAGGGGAGTACCAGAAAACCAGCACCCCTGGAAAATACACCTACTACAACCCCA AATGGGATGTGTCTATCCAGTCCTATGTACTCCGTACCAACTATGATGAATATGCCATCGTTCTgatgaagaagaaaagcagttttgGTACAAGCACCACCCTGAAGCTGTATG GCAGGAGTCCGGAGCTACGGGAGGACCTCATAGAGTCTTTCCATCAGTTGGCTCTGGAGATGGGCATCCCTGAAGACTCCATCTTCATCCTGGCCAACAGAG GTGAATGTGTTCCTCAAGAGACTGAAAATGCTCCCCAG AGGGCACGGAGAGCAGTCCTACCCCTGGAGGAGGGCTCAGCTGCAGGACCCCTGCCCACTTACATTGGCAATAAGGAAG ACTCATGCCGGCTGAGCCAGGACCCCGGGCCCTGCAGCGGGATGCTCTCCCGCTTCTTCTACAACTCCTCCTCCATGGCCTGTGAAACTTTCCACTACGGAGGCTGTCTGGGCAATGGCAACAACTTCTACTCAGAAAAGGAGTGCCTGCAGGCATGCCGGACTGAGG CTGCCTGCAGGCTGCCCATTGTcccaggtccctgccaggcAATGATGACACGCTGGGCCTTTGACGCAGCCCAGGGCAAGTGCATCACCTTCAGCTATGGGGGCTGCAAGGGCAACGGGAACCAGTTCTACTCGGAGAAGGAGTGCAAGGAGTACTGCGGGGCTCCTCAGCTGGCAG AGGACGAGGAGTTCCTGCAGCTCGCAAACTGA